From the Motacilla alba alba isolate MOTALB_02 chromosome Z, Motacilla_alba_V1.0_pri, whole genome shotgun sequence genome, one window contains:
- the LOC119695812 gene encoding uncharacterized protein LOC119695812 isoform X4 — MRCLKSQLEAYQELMNKSNIHWQNTVKNLREKNKQLIQEKEDLLYQMKQRTETWRKEKVRILENLCKKLDYLYTQHILILQELHNISLHVERLQDFMNFQIKILQKKSEKAGGENSDVSEVLVIKTDQAANEERKTDWSVEKQYLWQAHAILQEIKESIQKREREVTELLQSEKKFNKAMKPQVTVLIFLKSLIKMVHTIYCDVPGAQQCIHQLIRKNKDERPDLEEVFNNAQADILSYEILCGNELMDDTRTHLPTKLFRNIGKAKSDLEYVETEKIVFECIQTGEIPNWIKRDCLYEAWSEDPAICSEEIESPFQGTRAEV; from the exons ATGAGGTGTCTGAAATCCCAGTTAGAAGCTTACCAGGAGCTGATGAACAAGAGCAACATACACTGGCAAAATACAGTTAAG aatctgagagaaaaaaacaaacaactgatCCAGGAGAAGGAAGATCTTCTTTaccaaatgaaacaaagaacagagacctggagaaaagaaaag gtCAGGATTCTAGAAAATTTGTGTAAAAAGCTAGATTACCTTTATACACAGCACATACTGA TTTTACAGGAACTACACAACATCAGTTTACATGTGGAAAGATTGCAAGACTTCATGAATTTCCAgataaaaattcttcaaaagaaGTCTgaaaaggcaggaggagaaaattcAGATGTGTCAGAAGTTTTGGTAATAAAAACAGACCAA GCAGCTAATGAAGAAAGGAAGACTGACTGGTCAGTGGAAAAGCAGTATCTTTGGCAAGCACATGCCATCCTGCAAGAGATAAAAGAATCTATACAGAAACGAGAGAGAGAAGTCACTGAGCTCttacaaagtgaaaaaaagtttAACAAGGCAATGAAACCTCAAGTGACAGTGCTAATATTCTTGAAATCTCTTATCAAGATG GTTCACACCATATATTGTGATGTTCCTGGGGCACAGCAATGTATCCATCAACTTATCAGGAAGAACAAGGATGAAAGACCTGATTTGGAAGAAGTTTTTAATAATGCTCAGGCTGACATTCTGTCCTATGAAATACTTTGTGGAAATGAACTTATGGATGACACAAG GACACACCTCCCAACGAAGCTTTTCAGAAACATTGGGAAGGCAAAGTCTGATTTAGAATAtgttgaaacagaaaaaattgtgtttgaGTGTATCCAAACAGGAGAAATCCCGAACTGGATTAAAAGGGATTGTCTTTATGAAGCCTGGTCAG AAGACCCTGCAATATGCTCTGAGGAAATAGAGTCACCATTCCAAGGAACTCGCGCAGAAGTTTAA
- the LOC119695812 gene encoding uncharacterized protein LOC119695812 isoform X1: MRCLKSQLEAYQELMNKSNIHWQNTVKNLREKNKQLIQEKEDLLYQMKQRTETWRKEKVRILENLCKKLDYLYTQHILILQELHNISLHVERLQDFMNFQIKILQKKSEKAGGENSDVSEVLVIKTDQVSKNAANEERKTDWSVEKQYLWQAHAILQEIKESIQKREREVTELLQSEKKFNKAMKPQVTVLIFLKSLIKMVHTIYCDVPGAQQCIHQLIRKNKDERPDLEEVFNNAQADILSYEILCGNELMDDTRTHLPTKLFRNIGKAKSDLEYVETEKIVFECIQTGEIPNWIKRDCLYEAWSEDPAICSEEIESPFQGTRAEV, encoded by the exons ATGAGGTGTCTGAAATCCCAGTTAGAAGCTTACCAGGAGCTGATGAACAAGAGCAACATACACTGGCAAAATACAGTTAAG aatctgagagaaaaaaacaaacaactgatCCAGGAGAAGGAAGATCTTCTTTaccaaatgaaacaaagaacagagacctggagaaaagaaaag gtCAGGATTCTAGAAAATTTGTGTAAAAAGCTAGATTACCTTTATACACAGCACATACTGA TTTTACAGGAACTACACAACATCAGTTTACATGTGGAAAGATTGCAAGACTTCATGAATTTCCAgataaaaattcttcaaaagaaGTCTgaaaaggcaggaggagaaaattcAGATGTGTCAGAAGTTTTGGTAATAAAAACAGACCAAGTgagcaaaaat GCAGCTAATGAAGAAAGGAAGACTGACTGGTCAGTGGAAAAGCAGTATCTTTGGCAAGCACATGCCATCCTGCAAGAGATAAAAGAATCTATACAGAAACGAGAGAGAGAAGTCACTGAGCTCttacaaagtgaaaaaaagtttAACAAGGCAATGAAACCTCAAGTGACAGTGCTAATATTCTTGAAATCTCTTATCAAGATG GTTCACACCATATATTGTGATGTTCCTGGGGCACAGCAATGTATCCATCAACTTATCAGGAAGAACAAGGATGAAAGACCTGATTTGGAAGAAGTTTTTAATAATGCTCAGGCTGACATTCTGTCCTATGAAATACTTTGTGGAAATGAACTTATGGATGACACAAG GACACACCTCCCAACGAAGCTTTTCAGAAACATTGGGAAGGCAAAGTCTGATTTAGAATAtgttgaaacagaaaaaattgtgtttgaGTGTATCCAAACAGGAGAAATCCCGAACTGGATTAAAAGGGATTGTCTTTATGAAGCCTGGTCAG AAGACCCTGCAATATGCTCTGAGGAAATAGAGTCACCATTCCAAGGAACTCGCGCAGAAGTTTAA
- the LOC119695812 gene encoding uncharacterized protein LOC119695812 isoform X2, whose translation MRNFSFFKIHRPQQPDFSRCRPKNLKLDAFLKNSCNSHPICLILLPSESERKKQTTDPGEGRSSLPNETKNRDLEKRKVLQELHNISLHVERLQDFMNFQIKILQKKSEKAGGENSDVSEVLVIKTDQVSKNAANEERKTDWSVEKQYLWQAHAILQEIKESIQKREREVTELLQSEKKFNKAMKPQVTVLIFLKSLIKMVHTIYCDVPGAQQCIHQLIRKNKDERPDLEEVFNNAQADILSYEILCGNELMDDTRTHLPTKLFRNIGKAKSDLEYVETEKIVFECIQTGEIPNWIKRDCLYEAWSEDPAICSEEIESPFQGTRAEV comes from the exons ATGAggaattttagtttttttaagaTCCACAGGCCTCAGCAGCCTGACTTTTCAAGGTGTAgaccaaaaaacctcaaattgGATGCCTTTCTGAAGAATAGTTGCAATTCTCATCCCATTTGCCTTATTTTACTGCCTTCAgaatctgagagaaaaaaacaaacaactgatCCAGGAGAAGGAAGATCTTCTTTaccaaatgaaacaaagaacagagacctggagaaaagaaaag TTTTACAGGAACTACACAACATCAGTTTACATGTGGAAAGATTGCAAGACTTCATGAATTTCCAgataaaaattcttcaaaagaaGTCTgaaaaggcaggaggagaaaattcAGATGTGTCAGAAGTTTTGGTAATAAAAACAGACCAAGTgagcaaaaat GCAGCTAATGAAGAAAGGAAGACTGACTGGTCAGTGGAAAAGCAGTATCTTTGGCAAGCACATGCCATCCTGCAAGAGATAAAAGAATCTATACAGAAACGAGAGAGAGAAGTCACTGAGCTCttacaaagtgaaaaaaagtttAACAAGGCAATGAAACCTCAAGTGACAGTGCTAATATTCTTGAAATCTCTTATCAAGATG GTTCACACCATATATTGTGATGTTCCTGGGGCACAGCAATGTATCCATCAACTTATCAGGAAGAACAAGGATGAAAGACCTGATTTGGAAGAAGTTTTTAATAATGCTCAGGCTGACATTCTGTCCTATGAAATACTTTGTGGAAATGAACTTATGGATGACACAAG GACACACCTCCCAACGAAGCTTTTCAGAAACATTGGGAAGGCAAAGTCTGATTTAGAATAtgttgaaacagaaaaaattgtgtttgaGTGTATCCAAACAGGAGAAATCCCGAACTGGATTAAAAGGGATTGTCTTTATGAAGCCTGGTCAG AAGACCCTGCAATATGCTCTGAGGAAATAGAGTCACCATTCCAAGGAACTCGCGCAGAAGTTTAA
- the LOC119695812 gene encoding uncharacterized protein LOC119695812 isoform X5 produces the protein MRCLKSQLEAYQELMNKSNIHWQNTVKNLREKNKQLIQEKEDLLYQMKQRTETWRKEKVRILENLCKKLDYLYTQHILILQELHNISLHVERLQDFMNFQIKILQKKSEKAGGENSDVSEVLAANEERKTDWSVEKQYLWQAHAILQEIKESIQKREREVTELLQSEKKFNKAMKPQVTVLIFLKSLIKMVHTIYCDVPGAQQCIHQLIRKNKDERPDLEEVFNNAQADILSYEILCGNELMDDTRTHLPTKLFRNIGKAKSDLEYVETEKIVFECIQTGEIPNWIKRDCLYEAWSEDPAICSEEIESPFQGTRAEV, from the exons ATGAGGTGTCTGAAATCCCAGTTAGAAGCTTACCAGGAGCTGATGAACAAGAGCAACATACACTGGCAAAATACAGTTAAG aatctgagagaaaaaaacaaacaactgatCCAGGAGAAGGAAGATCTTCTTTaccaaatgaaacaaagaacagagacctggagaaaagaaaag gtCAGGATTCTAGAAAATTTGTGTAAAAAGCTAGATTACCTTTATACACAGCACATACTGA TTTTACAGGAACTACACAACATCAGTTTACATGTGGAAAGATTGCAAGACTTCATGAATTTCCAgataaaaattcttcaaaagaaGTCTgaaaaggcaggaggagaaaattcAGATGTGTCAGAAGTTTTG GCAGCTAATGAAGAAAGGAAGACTGACTGGTCAGTGGAAAAGCAGTATCTTTGGCAAGCACATGCCATCCTGCAAGAGATAAAAGAATCTATACAGAAACGAGAGAGAGAAGTCACTGAGCTCttacaaagtgaaaaaaagtttAACAAGGCAATGAAACCTCAAGTGACAGTGCTAATATTCTTGAAATCTCTTATCAAGATG GTTCACACCATATATTGTGATGTTCCTGGGGCACAGCAATGTATCCATCAACTTATCAGGAAGAACAAGGATGAAAGACCTGATTTGGAAGAAGTTTTTAATAATGCTCAGGCTGACATTCTGTCCTATGAAATACTTTGTGGAAATGAACTTATGGATGACACAAG GACACACCTCCCAACGAAGCTTTTCAGAAACATTGGGAAGGCAAAGTCTGATTTAGAATAtgttgaaacagaaaaaattgtgtttgaGTGTATCCAAACAGGAGAAATCCCGAACTGGATTAAAAGGGATTGTCTTTATGAAGCCTGGTCAG AAGACCCTGCAATATGCTCTGAGGAAATAGAGTCACCATTCCAAGGAACTCGCGCAGAAGTTTAA
- the LOC119695812 gene encoding uncharacterized protein LOC119695812 isoform X3 gives MRCLKSQLEAYQELMNKSNIHWQNTVKNLREKNKQLIQEKEDLLYQMKQRTETWRKEKVRILENLCKKLDYLYTQHILILQELHNISLHVERLQDFMNFQIKILQKKSEKAGGENSDVSEVLVIKTDQVSKNAANEERKTDWSVEKQYLWQAHAILQEIKESIQKREREVTELLQSEKKFNKAMKPQVTVLIFLKSLIKMVHTIYCDVPGAQQCIHQLIRKNKDERPDLEEVFNNAQADILSYEILCGNELMDDTRTHLPTKLFRNIGKAKSDLEYVETEKIVFECIQTGEIPNWIKRDCLYEAWSDPAICSEEIESPFQGTRAEV, from the exons ATGAGGTGTCTGAAATCCCAGTTAGAAGCTTACCAGGAGCTGATGAACAAGAGCAACATACACTGGCAAAATACAGTTAAG aatctgagagaaaaaaacaaacaactgatCCAGGAGAAGGAAGATCTTCTTTaccaaatgaaacaaagaacagagacctggagaaaagaaaag gtCAGGATTCTAGAAAATTTGTGTAAAAAGCTAGATTACCTTTATACACAGCACATACTGA TTTTACAGGAACTACACAACATCAGTTTACATGTGGAAAGATTGCAAGACTTCATGAATTTCCAgataaaaattcttcaaaagaaGTCTgaaaaggcaggaggagaaaattcAGATGTGTCAGAAGTTTTGGTAATAAAAACAGACCAAGTgagcaaaaat GCAGCTAATGAAGAAAGGAAGACTGACTGGTCAGTGGAAAAGCAGTATCTTTGGCAAGCACATGCCATCCTGCAAGAGATAAAAGAATCTATACAGAAACGAGAGAGAGAAGTCACTGAGCTCttacaaagtgaaaaaaagtttAACAAGGCAATGAAACCTCAAGTGACAGTGCTAATATTCTTGAAATCTCTTATCAAGATG GTTCACACCATATATTGTGATGTTCCTGGGGCACAGCAATGTATCCATCAACTTATCAGGAAGAACAAGGATGAAAGACCTGATTTGGAAGAAGTTTTTAATAATGCTCAGGCTGACATTCTGTCCTATGAAATACTTTGTGGAAATGAACTTATGGATGACACAAG GACACACCTCCCAACGAAGCTTTTCAGAAACATTGGGAAGGCAAAGTCTGATTTAGAATAtgttgaaacagaaaaaattgtgtttgaGTGTATCCAAACAGGAGAAATCCCGAACTGGATTAAAAGGGATTGTCTTTATGAAGCCTGGTCAG ACCCTGCAATATGCTCTGAGGAAATAGAGTCACCATTCCAAGGAACTCGCGCAGAAGTTTAA